Genomic DNA from Leptospira hartskeerlii:
TAACCTCGTCTTTGTAGAGATCCTTAATAGGCTCTACAACTTTACCTTCTTCCATTAATTTTTGGATAGCTTCTACTCTGTTATGATGGGTCTTGATCGTATGAGAATGTTTTGTTCCACCACTTTCTATGGTGTCCGGATAAATTGTTCCTTGTCCGAGCAACCATTCGTCTGCATTCAATCCTAAACTTTTAGCGCAGTCCGCTTGCGCTTGTAAGAATAAATTACCTACAATTTTACGTTTTTCTTCCGGATCTTTTTTTCCTTTTAAAGCAGAGTAAAAAAGTTCAGAAGAATCATGAACATGCAACTGGATCCCTTGCGGAGAAAGTTTTTCTTGTAGATCTGCGACCTCATTCTTTCTCATAAATCCAGTATCGATCAGAACTCCCTTAACTCTGTCCTTTCCTAAGGCTCTAGAAAGAAGAAGGTACGAAACTGTGGAATCCACTCCTCCCGAGACGAGTAGGAAAATCTTTTTGTCGGCTGGAACGATTGAATGTAATTCTTCTTCTTTTAGATCTAAAAATTGTTTTAAATCCCAGGTGCCTTCTGCTCCCGAAATTTTTACGAAGTTTTCTAGAAGAACAGAACCCTTTTCTGTATGAGTTACTTCAGGATGGAGTTGTATCCCGAACCATTTTTGGGTCGGATTTTCAACCACTGCGTATTCACAGTCTTGGCTGGAAGCAGTGCGGGTAAAACCGGATGGCAAACGAGTCACCTCGTCCCCATGGCTCATCCATACAACTTCTCCGCCTGCAAAGCCTTTGAGTAATTGTGTTTTAGGAGTATCAATAAAATCTAAAGCGGCTCTTCCGTATTCTGCAATGCCCGCTTTTTTAACTTCTCCACCGAGAAGTTTCATCATAAGTTGGTGGCCGTAGCAGATCCCTAAAACTGGAATTCCTAGTTTTAGGACCTCGACTGGTAAAGAAGGAGAATCCGGCTCGTATACACTTTCCGGTCCTCCGGAAAGAATGATGCCTGAAAGTTTAGAATATGTTTCGATAGGTTCGTCGTTACCTAAAATTTCGGAATAAGCTCCCAAACGACGAATTCTGGACGCGATCAAATGGGCGTACTGCCCTCCAAAATCCACGATCCCAATTACATTTTGG
This window encodes:
- the guaA gene encoding glutamine-hydrolyzing GMP synthase, giving the protein MKHQNVIGIVDFGGQYAHLIASRIRRLGAYSEILGNDEPIETYSKLSGIILSGGPESVYEPDSPSLPVEVLKLGIPVLGICYGHQLMMKLLGGEVKKAGIAEYGRAALDFIDTPKTQLLKGFAGGEVVWMSHGDEVTRLPSGFTRTASSQDCEYAVVENPTQKWFGIQLHPEVTHTEKGSVLLENFVKISGAEGTWDLKQFLDLKEEELHSIVPADKKIFLLVSGGVDSTVSYLLLSRALGKDRVKGVLIDTGFMRKNEVADLQEKLSPQGIQLHVHDSSELFYSALKGKKDPEEKRKIVGNLFLQAQADCAKSLGLNADEWLLGQGTIYPDTIESGGTKHSHTIKTHHNRVEAIQKLMEEGKVVEPIKDLYKDEVRELGNYLGLPKEWTGRHPFPGPGLVVRMIAQEKPFEESVQRKLNEFVGADPSFQAKLLPVASVGVKGDQRSYAHCAAISGDKTWDELDKISTAITNQISSVNRVVLFLGKSEDFSKANFKFQAIDLDKKDSDILREADAAVEKVLQKRKIYDQIWQMPVVLLPLGSESGKRSIVLRPVDSQEAMTASFFRLEKDVLDELVSEVLKIPQIEYLFFDLTNKPPGTIEWE